One Gadus chalcogrammus isolate NIFS_2021 chromosome 4, NIFS_Gcha_1.0, whole genome shotgun sequence DNA segment encodes these proteins:
- the xrcc4 gene encoding DNA repair protein XRCC4, producing the protein MDVAVQEVDIPSEDGTQTKYFLRVDWKGRDFGCGFNILLTDGQLAWKGEVTEDVLCSEAEELEMQKERYVQDLRQALTGTETSVTYNFTLTPHPTATSTSTSTTTTTLAYEKVQKDISFRLGSVELGAVAEPVEAVRELLELGVRRADRLKRQNHRLQQENHSLGEERKHMTAELRRYADGKQALEAELFSRFVQVLNDKKAKLRTLQQTNTRSSEKPSKSAQSPGQVSHQEEKFEDEYGGSTEEEEEEEGRGEEAAGPATATSASQDADSDSLLADEANDITDVAPCRKRRFRHLAAPAEPVANQAPPETTSRHKRRRDPPAGGSAAGPQKTLQQRQQKAPGPTGSPSTEDLFDDF; encoded by the exons ATGGATGTCGCTGTGCAAGAGGTAGACATTCCGTCAGAAGACGGTACTCAGACAAAGTACTTCCTGCGTGTGGATTGGAAGGGGCGGGACTTTGGCTGCGGCTTCAACATCCTGCTGACTGACGGACAGCTTGCCTGGAAAGGAGAGG TGACGGAGGATGTGTTGTGCAGCGaggcggaggagctggagatGCAGAAGGAGAGGTACGTCCAGGACCTCCGTCAGGCTCTGACCGGCACAGAGACCTCCGTCACGTACAACTTCACCCTGACACCCCATCCGAcggccaccagcacctccaccagcaccaccaccaccaccctggccTACGAGAAGGTGCAGAAGGACATCTCG TTCCGGCTGGGTTCGGTGGAGCTGGGGGCCGTGGCGGAGCCGGTGGAGGCGGTGAGAGAGCTGCTGGAGCTGGGGGTCCGGAGGGCCGACCGCCTGAAGCGACAGAACCACCGCCTCCAGCAGGAGAACCACAGCCTCGGCGAGGAGCGGAAGCACATGACTGCAGA GCTGCGGCGGTACGCCGATGGGAAGCAGgcgctggaggcggagctgttCTCCCGCTTCGTCCAGGTGCTCAACGACAAGAAGGCCAAGCTCCGCACACTGCAGCAGACAaacaccag gagttcCGAAAAGCCGAGCAAATCAGCCCAGAGCCCGGGCCAAGTATCACACCAGGAAGAGAAGTTTGAGGATGAGTACGGTGGCAgtacggaggaggaggaggaagaggaggggagaggagaggaagctgCAGGCCCAGCCACCGCCACCTCGGCCTCCCAGG ACGCCGACAGCGACTCCCTATTGGCCGACGAGGCCAACGACATCACGGACGTGGCGCCCTGCCGCAAGCGGCGCTTTCGCCACCTCGCCGCGCCGGCTGAACCCGTGGCCAATCAGGCGCCCCCGGAGACGACCTCCAGACACAA aCGACGCCGGGACCCTCCTGCTGGCGGGAGTGCGGCTGGGCCCCAGAAGACgctgcagcagcggcagcaaAAGGCCCCGGGCCCCACGGGGAGCCCCTCCACGGAGGACCTGTTCGACGACTTCTGA